A single genomic interval of Solimonas sp. K1W22B-7 harbors:
- a CDS encoding carboxypeptidase regulatory-like domain-containing protein — protein sequence MAHADNSAEVDRGLAWLTAQVGNDGAVQGSAASIATLSQIQAEVLQTLAQLGTVPAPLAQRVASNTETTTEALAQSAISLVRGGQSAATFVAVLRARQNSDGGFGDQADTLSNTLDTSWALLAFRASGFTDYKVLKAALDYLISTAHSDGGYAAPGSDNAVYTTSYALQALAAYRDAYALSPYISKSIGWLRTERGNNAGYGESLYDALATIALASATTDSTQYGSLLTALKAAQSADGSWASDPYLTSLALRALAGQAQPPATVSKGRVVGQVSDAATRAPLAAATISVAGHNLSTTASGQFDIGDITPGNYSLGVGKVGYASVQRQLNIAAGAVVDVGTVSLLVLEDAAAVHGAVFDGSSGQPLAGATVAVTVGVDSFSVLAGNNGAFELTGIPAGSGTIVVSKAGYRSAAQALSFEPGSSYGFSPSLYPDAEPAPTQASIVGRVLAADSGAAISGARVSVGDKFALSASNGSFQIDGLEAGAIDIQVEATGYEASGFDAVISAGINRINDLRIAAAADSLTLFGRVTNADDNTPVAAASVRVQGTNVQVVTNSQGNYRIEGLPETHASLLAEAVGHYARTYAVNTPGFGSYRVDLKLDKAQDKGIKLRAAAVLPDYGPYGDVEVEAVATNEDSRARTVAFSATVYDAQRQVVEFIPMRLLQIGQPLIEGPYSLSAGASLDMLTRWNNKSIAPGDYTVVILAAEPDGEILAETSVGITINPGAALGGYLHVNPPITQAGTDEAVSISAQVGNRGNQGYPGGSATLAIILDAQDPNPGMQPGTLDDVLIGAPLNQPVGAVTDVAGNLYTVNGDRQILRVAPTGQITSVVTLDSGQNAADLTMMSDGGLRVLTTAGQIVPITAAGVKQEAQSTPLNSGASITGDPDGNLYVMGMRLGADALYRINPAGGSEQLLGSGLSNPKGIMKDASGRFYISNTGNNTIARIESDGRMAPFITSGLSSPGGMLLEPSGSFLLADGNSNRVLRIGMDKSISVFATGIFSPQGLAYDAAGNVIVSSVSATPLYRVSPAGQVSPFVQSLGAGTSALTYDTAGRLYAAGGDGSLRRVGSSGAIEPLLGSGKLGAVKEIAFGADAALYSVAGSTTVLRHELGTSVATTYATGFTNAAGLAVDANGALLVADQSTSNIVRVLAGGSKEVLAQPLMQSAVAVAATPDGSRYILNNSNLTRIPASGRAGILVASLGGTGRDIAPNPEGGVYVLIDGTKLNAVSDAGAMSVRTTVPASKRMAVATDGTVYLADSVASKIYRLRPDNSLETFSTTPFTVNDLEVDATGVIAGLADGFLYRFADNGTYVKGANTGALSALSTASDGSTYALRTSGAFIRVDGAGQITTLVSGNATQFVRLVDGRYDLLESGGSLLRQYDAANQLLRTVAGFLNPRDVEWADGEIVFSDFTRIYRMSPDDGVPRLLSSTAVVQLRFSAGDLYATVNFSGQVVRISPAGSVSNVVNDPSLLALSSLAMYNGDIAVLNTESQRVLVYGPDRVVKASYSGVPNAAGIAVDASGRVHAAASSNFAKGVVRFSTDGMQSELLPLPSTPASLAFAPDGALWATSGAQLMRYNGSQFVAMLASPGPSLAGLMISDGQVYVTDSTKLYRLDGNALSVVATGIVNARTVRRGADGALYIAGASGTVSRYADGAIKVIAGGMPSLSTLAVSSETGVAYAAMQTLEGDSYVYRVDIGTGAIVEQKLGRLLYREIPKGIAFNPQGLPLIVTSAAEAGDTRRNAIYRLHPSVPVPLVAPGTEVYRTTTALGAIAVNGEQSLSLGQWLPPYAGDFRLRLLPQGGSESEIQTSLHVGPHAEGQIIADRAVVTPEDAVVQLTVSVSGADFLTASRPDAASMRNVTSLPTMVYMGADPSGNIFFGNATKIVRVTPTGTRADFYIPAGSTIDINGTLPIDAQANLYVANSLKQILRIAPNAGSQIVATMPVAIKGMVLDSHGDLIAVATNSDLYRVKPDGSYSRMKPAGNNTYYALTIDGKDNLYVLQAISRTVVKITPDGVSSVVATGDASFEYEGNGATIAGDCADNLFLLPRGWPSMGQPNDPEEYSLYQVTAGGLASKIYDGVTGGGALTDMDFMVYDRYSKGLLLWTDSGENKVSRMPITCGAISTDLHVVTKAGQVLSGFNTAPAAVNGTADGGTEYVWNFADLDNSGRSAQFGTTLPGMTLAEELPVLAEAFLLFRNTFTGNDIKLPLEIPSVRATGALSMSLSTGAASYPANSPVQVNLQLINGGGSRMTGQLRLELYDAGGVLVQTVMDEVQSVEPGLPLTLSPQLDTGTYMAGSYQLKASFTDGTGRLQAHAEAGFDISASGSDPAGEGAIKVVPTTDKQAYGEYDLVQMLGRARSLATNFAYEDITLRLSVADALGAVVYSQNRAIAQLRPGAMVDFADRYALPGASIGTYSLKAEALAKNGTVLTSATTAFEVRRDNATKLTGAVVATPKDPYLGDLQACSDTIRNGGSEALSALPIRRRIVELDADRLVSEEVTEQSLAAGTERTLNRSFSTQGYNLGAHACVLEAQVDGQWKTLGYARFTVAKVPVLVSGTVAAALKPVFQGDPQTCSGAVRNNGPRALQGLPVRQTVTQLSPERRILETAGVISVPAGGLQALPQVFDTDDYELGNYSCALEAQVDGQWKTLASDSFTVAKVPVLVSGSVVASLKPVPQGETQTCKDSIHNDGSHALQDLPIRQRIMQLSPERIITEATATQSLPPGGQQTLTRVFSIDSHYELGPHACVLEAQVDGQWKTLGYDNFTIDPPPIKLSGEIKAGDKGRLLVLMDGPTNGSQGGPLCHNGLFDVLLEADFSPALSPDAVVEVKLLDRYGLLIDVESTSLLSFNGEVNGRAGSRGIDLLIPSFSAGELVIGLTGAAGQQVIDGTYQVVAKVGAATRVLNLQTGLISLGCNTVHAVGDTLGQVFRILGINNGVHAGEGIGDGADKVAAATQRQFLESLLRGEGWSYKIVTSKADFARELRSGAYQNYALLSEYVVLDEQVQKELREAVHRGEGLLAAGRHDVRRRILDQPLGVQYSGTQLAPVGIEMQPGSPLGSGQAVFGSGNDVQRIKLTGASKHGKLISTVPSAQDSTVTVGPYGKGKSALGSFDVLGEASLAGSGSLFRQLIGQSLIHVNPPQASPQPGRTVPLKLHLSNEGNAVSVVAKVSLSAGGYVVDAKQGTVAAGKLEWSFELAAGASIDNQLWVRLPPGGLPVMVSAQLTATSGTQTVDAGTITAELSPPLQPSLDDALAALTAYAATKPNPGLLGNLLGLIFDTRHPSKKALDHLKAANRALDQGDTAKALAELVLATDELIHDGSTQAAPIRHQVDEAIFETGQLQ from the coding sequence ATGGCTCATGCCGACAATTCCGCGGAAGTCGATCGCGGTCTTGCCTGGCTGACCGCGCAGGTCGGCAACGATGGCGCGGTACAGGGTAGCGCCGCATCGATTGCGACACTGTCGCAGATTCAAGCCGAAGTTCTACAGACCCTGGCGCAATTGGGGACGGTGCCTGCGCCCTTGGCGCAACGCGTCGCCAGCAACACGGAAACCACTACCGAAGCACTGGCCCAATCGGCGATCAGCCTGGTCAGGGGCGGCCAGTCGGCCGCTACTTTCGTTGCTGTGCTTCGAGCACGCCAGAACTCCGATGGCGGCTTCGGCGATCAAGCCGATACGCTGAGCAATACACTCGACACTTCCTGGGCGTTGCTGGCCTTTCGCGCATCCGGGTTCACTGATTACAAGGTGCTCAAGGCTGCGCTCGACTACCTGATATCCACCGCTCACAGCGATGGCGGCTATGCTGCTCCAGGTAGCGACAACGCGGTGTACACCACCAGTTATGCCCTGCAGGCATTGGCAGCCTATCGCGATGCCTATGCGCTGAGCCCGTATATCAGCAAATCGATTGGCTGGCTGCGCACGGAGCGTGGCAACAACGCCGGCTATGGCGAATCGCTGTATGACGCGCTGGCGACCATCGCACTCGCTTCAGCGACCACCGACAGCACGCAGTACGGCAGCCTGCTCACAGCGCTGAAGGCCGCCCAGAGCGCCGATGGCAGTTGGGCGTCCGATCCCTATCTCACCAGCCTCGCCCTGCGTGCGCTGGCGGGGCAGGCGCAGCCGCCGGCCACGGTGTCCAAGGGGCGCGTAGTCGGGCAGGTCAGCGATGCCGCCACGCGTGCCCCCCTGGCCGCCGCCACGATCAGCGTGGCGGGCCACAACCTTTCGACCACGGCATCGGGCCAATTCGACATCGGCGACATCACTCCGGGCAACTACAGCCTGGGGGTCGGCAAGGTCGGCTACGCCAGCGTGCAGCGGCAGCTGAATATCGCTGCCGGGGCGGTCGTCGATGTCGGCACCGTATCCCTGCTGGTACTTGAGGACGCCGCTGCGGTGCATGGCGCGGTGTTTGACGGCTCCAGCGGCCAGCCGCTGGCTGGCGCCACCGTCGCGGTGACCGTGGGCGTGGACAGCTTCTCGGTGCTGGCCGGTAACAACGGTGCTTTCGAACTCACCGGCATCCCGGCAGGCAGTGGAACCATCGTGGTGTCCAAGGCCGGCTACCGCAGCGCCGCCCAGGCCCTGTCCTTCGAGCCCGGCAGCAGCTACGGGTTCTCGCCGTCCCTGTACCCGGATGCCGAACCCGCCCCGACCCAGGCCAGCATCGTCGGCCGCGTCCTCGCCGCCGACTCCGGTGCCGCCATCTCCGGCGCCCGCGTCAGCGTAGGCGACAAGTTCGCCTTGTCGGCGTCCAACGGCAGCTTCCAGATCGACGGGCTCGAAGCTGGCGCCATCGACATCCAGGTAGAAGCCACCGGCTACGAGGCCTCGGGCTTCGACGCAGTGATCTCCGCCGGCATCAACCGCATCAACGATCTGCGCATCGCCGCGGCTGCCGACAGCCTGACGCTGTTCGGGCGCGTCACCAATGCCGATGACAACACGCCGGTGGCGGCTGCCAGCGTGCGCGTGCAGGGCACCAACGTGCAGGTCGTGACCAACTCGCAGGGCAACTATCGCATCGAAGGCCTGCCGGAAACCCATGCCAGCCTGCTGGCCGAGGCGGTCGGCCACTATGCCCGTACCTACGCGGTCAACACGCCGGGCTTCGGCAGCTACCGCGTCGACCTGAAGCTGGACAAGGCGCAGGACAAGGGCATCAAGCTGAGAGCCGCCGCCGTCCTGCCGGACTATGGTCCGTACGGTGACGTCGAGGTCGAGGCCGTCGCCACCAACGAAGACAGCCGTGCACGCACGGTTGCATTCTCCGCCACCGTCTACGACGCACAGCGCCAGGTAGTGGAATTCATTCCGATGCGCCTGCTGCAGATCGGCCAGCCGCTGATCGAGGGGCCGTACTCCCTGTCGGCGGGTGCCAGCCTGGACATGCTGACACGCTGGAACAACAAGAGCATCGCTCCGGGTGATTACACCGTGGTGATCTTGGCGGCGGAGCCCGACGGCGAAATCCTTGCCGAAACCTCGGTCGGCATCACCATCAATCCCGGTGCGGCCCTTGGCGGCTATCTCCATGTGAACCCGCCGATCACCCAGGCGGGTACCGACGAAGCCGTGTCGATCTCGGCGCAGGTTGGCAACCGCGGCAACCAGGGTTATCCGGGCGGCAGCGCCACGCTGGCGATCATCCTCGACGCCCAGGATCCTAATCCGGGTATGCAGCCGGGGACGCTGGACGATGTGCTGATCGGGGCTCCCCTGAACCAGCCCGTTGGAGCGGTCACGGATGTGGCCGGCAATCTCTATACCGTCAACGGCGATCGCCAGATCCTCCGCGTGGCACCCACAGGGCAGATTACTTCGGTGGTAACGCTGGATTCAGGCCAGAACGCGGCGGACCTGACCATGATGTCCGATGGCGGTTTGCGTGTGCTGACCACGGCGGGACAGATAGTCCCGATCACTGCCGCAGGCGTAAAGCAGGAGGCGCAGTCGACGCCGCTGAACTCGGGCGCCAGCATTACCGGCGATCCCGATGGCAATCTGTATGTGATGGGCATGCGCCTGGGTGCCGACGCGCTGTATCGCATCAACCCCGCCGGGGGTAGCGAACAGCTGCTGGGCAGCGGCTTGTCCAACCCCAAGGGCATCATGAAGGATGCCAGTGGGCGGTTCTACATCAGCAACACCGGCAACAACACCATCGCCCGGATCGAATCCGACGGGCGCATGGCTCCGTTCATCACCAGCGGACTCTCGTCCCCGGGGGGAATGTTGCTCGAGCCCTCGGGCAGCTTCCTGCTCGCAGATGGCAACAGCAACCGCGTCCTGCGGATCGGCATGGACAAGTCGATATCCGTGTTCGCGACGGGTATCTTCTCTCCGCAGGGGCTGGCCTACGACGCCGCGGGAAATGTCATCGTCAGTTCCGTCAGTGCCACGCCCCTGTACCGGGTTTCGCCGGCCGGGCAGGTCAGCCCCTTCGTGCAGTCCCTGGGCGCTGGTACATCGGCACTGACCTATGACACGGCGGGGCGGCTGTACGCCGCCGGCGGCGACGGCTCGCTGCGGCGCGTCGGCAGCAGTGGTGCGATCGAGCCCCTGCTGGGCAGCGGCAAGCTTGGCGCGGTGAAGGAGATCGCCTTCGGCGCGGATGCGGCGCTCTACTCCGTGGCCGGCAGCACCACGGTGCTGCGCCATGAACTGGGTACCTCGGTCGCCACGACCTATGCCACGGGGTTCACCAACGCTGCGGGCCTGGCGGTGGACGCCAACGGCGCACTGTTGGTTGCAGACCAGAGCACCAGCAATATCGTCCGCGTGCTTGCGGGTGGCAGCAAGGAGGTCCTCGCCCAGCCCCTGATGCAAAGCGCCGTGGCGGTTGCGGCGACCCCTGACGGCTCGCGCTACATCCTCAACAACAGCAACCTCACCCGCATTCCGGCATCCGGCCGGGCCGGCATCCTGGTGGCCAGCCTCGGCGGCACAGGGCGCGACATTGCACCCAATCCCGAAGGCGGCGTCTATGTGCTGATCGATGGGACCAAGCTGAACGCGGTGTCCGATGCAGGCGCCATGAGCGTGCGCACAACGGTGCCCGCGTCGAAGCGGATGGCGGTGGCTACCGACGGCACGGTCTATCTCGCGGACAGCGTCGCCAGCAAGATCTACCGGCTGCGTCCCGACAACAGCCTGGAGACCTTCAGCACCACGCCTTTCACGGTCAACGACCTGGAGGTGGACGCCACGGGTGTGATTGCGGGCCTGGCCGACGGGTTCCTGTACCGGTTTGCCGACAACGGAACCTACGTCAAGGGCGCCAACACCGGCGCGCTCAGCGCCCTGTCCACGGCGAGCGATGGCTCCACCTATGCGCTGCGAACCAGCGGAGCCTTCATCCGCGTGGACGGTGCCGGGCAGATCACCACGCTGGTTTCGGGTAACGCCACGCAGTTTGTCCGCCTGGTCGATGGCCGCTACGACTTGCTGGAATCTGGAGGCTCCCTGCTCAGGCAGTACGACGCCGCCAACCAGCTCCTGCGGACGGTCGCCGGTTTCCTCAATCCCAGGGACGTGGAATGGGCTGACGGCGAGATCGTCTTCTCCGATTTCACCCGGATATACAGGATGTCGCCGGACGACGGCGTGCCGCGCTTGCTCAGCAGCACTGCGGTCGTCCAGTTGCGTTTCAGCGCCGGCGACCTGTACGCAACGGTTAACTTCAGCGGGCAAGTGGTGCGTATCTCCCCCGCGGGATCGGTCAGCAACGTGGTCAACGATCCGTCGCTGCTCGCGCTGAGCAGCCTGGCGATGTACAACGGCGATATCGCGGTGCTCAATACGGAATCACAGCGTGTGCTGGTGTACGGGCCGGATCGCGTCGTGAAGGCGTCGTATTCCGGTGTGCCCAACGCCGCGGGCATCGCCGTGGACGCCTCAGGCCGCGTGCATGCAGCTGCGTCCTCCAACTTCGCCAAGGGCGTGGTGAGATTCTCCACTGACGGGATGCAGTCCGAGCTTCTGCCGCTGCCGTCAACTCCGGCATCGCTGGCCTTTGCGCCCGATGGGGCGCTCTGGGCCACCAGCGGTGCCCAGTTGATGCGCTACAACGGCAGCCAGTTCGTGGCAATGCTCGCAAGCCCTGGGCCCAGCCTCGCAGGCCTGATGATCAGCGACGGCCAGGTCTACGTCACAGACTCCACGAAGCTGTATCGCCTGGACGGCAATGCACTATCGGTGGTCGCAACCGGCATCGTGAACGCGCGCACCGTCCGCCGGGGCGCAGACGGCGCCCTGTACATCGCTGGTGCGAGCGGCACTGTGTCGCGCTATGCCGATGGGGCAATCAAAGTCATCGCCGGTGGCATGCCCAGCCTATCGACGCTGGCGGTATCCAGCGAAACAGGTGTCGCATATGCGGCCATGCAGACCCTGGAGGGCGATTCCTACGTCTACCGCGTCGATATCGGTACGGGTGCAATAGTCGAACAGAAGCTCGGGAGGCTGCTGTACAGGGAAATCCCCAAGGGAATCGCCTTCAACCCCCAGGGCCTTCCGCTCATCGTGACCAGCGCCGCGGAAGCGGGGGACACCCGCAGGAATGCAATCTACCGTCTGCATCCCTCGGTACCTGTACCGCTAGTGGCACCCGGCACGGAGGTCTACCGTACGACCACCGCGCTTGGAGCAATAGCCGTCAACGGCGAGCAGTCGCTGTCGCTGGGTCAATGGCTGCCGCCCTACGCGGGAGATTTCCGTCTGCGCCTGTTGCCTCAGGGCGGCAGCGAGAGTGAAATCCAGACCTCCTTGCACGTCGGGCCGCATGCCGAAGGGCAGATCATCGCAGACCGGGCGGTGGTTACGCCCGAGGACGCGGTCGTGCAGTTGACGGTGAGCGTGAGCGGTGCAGACTTCCTCACCGCATCGCGGCCGGACGCCGCCAGCATGCGGAATGTGACGTCGTTGCCGACGATGGTCTACATGGGAGCCGATCCCTCTGGAAACATCTTCTTCGGCAACGCCACGAAGATCGTTCGCGTCACTCCCACGGGCACAAGGGCTGACTTCTACATTCCCGCCGGGTCCACCATCGACATCAACGGTACCTTGCCGATCGATGCGCAAGCCAACCTGTACGTGGCCAACAGCCTGAAGCAGATCCTGCGCATTGCCCCCAATGCCGGGTCACAGATCGTCGCGACGATGCCGGTAGCCATCAAGGGCATGGTGCTCGACAGCCATGGAGACCTGATCGCCGTGGCAACCAACAGCGATCTCTATCGTGTGAAGCCTGACGGCAGCTATTCGCGCATGAAGCCCGCTGGCAACAACACCTACTACGCATTGACGATAGACGGGAAGGACAACCTGTACGTGCTGCAGGCCATCTCGCGCACTGTCGTCAAGATCACGCCAGACGGGGTGTCCAGCGTGGTGGCCACGGGCGATGCGTCGTTCGAGTACGAAGGAAACGGGGCGACGATCGCCGGCGATTGCGCGGACAACCTCTTCCTGTTGCCCCGCGGATGGCCCTCGATGGGCCAGCCGAACGATCCCGAGGAATATTCGCTATACCAAGTCACCGCCGGAGGCTTGGCGTCAAAGATATATGACGGCGTCACTGGCGGCGGCGCGCTTACCGACATGGATTTCATGGTTTATGACCGCTACAGCAAAGGCCTGCTGCTCTGGACGGACTCCGGCGAAAACAAGGTTTCGCGCATGCCGATCACCTGCGGCGCCATCAGTACCGACCTGCATGTGGTGACGAAGGCGGGGCAGGTGCTGAGCGGATTCAATACCGCGCCGGCGGCCGTCAACGGTACCGCCGACGGCGGTACCGAGTACGTCTGGAATTTTGCCGACCTGGACAACAGCGGTCGTTCCGCGCAATTCGGCACCACGCTGCCGGGCATGACGCTGGCCGAAGAGCTCCCGGTGCTTGCCGAAGCCTTCCTGCTGTTCCGCAATACCTTCACCGGCAACGACATCAAGCTGCCGCTGGAGATTCCCAGCGTGCGTGCCACCGGGGCGCTCAGCATGAGCCTGTCTACCGGCGCGGCCAGCTACCCGGCGAACAGCCCGGTTCAGGTCAACCTGCAGTTGATCAATGGCGGCGGTAGCCGGATGACGGGCCAGTTGCGCCTGGAGCTTTACGATGCGGGTGGCGTGCTGGTGCAGACCGTGATGGATGAAGTCCAGTCGGTCGAGCCCGGCTTGCCACTGACCTTGAGTCCCCAGCTGGATACCGGCACCTACATGGCTGGCAGCTATCAGCTCAAGGCCAGCTTCACCGATGGCACGGGCAGGCTGCAGGCGCATGCCGAGGCCGGCTTCGACATCAGCGCCAGCGGCAGCGATCCGGCCGGGGAGGGCGCGATCAAGGTCGTGCCGACCACCGACAAGCAGGCCTACGGCGAATACGACCTCGTGCAGATGCTGGGCCGCGCCCGCAGCCTGGCCACCAACTTCGCCTACGAGGACATCACGCTCCGGCTCTCCGTGGCCGATGCGCTGGGCGCCGTGGTCTACAGCCAGAACCGCGCCATTGCACAGCTGCGGCCTGGCGCCATGGTGGACTTCGCGGATCGCTACGCGCTGCCCGGAGCCTCTATCGGCACCTACAGCCTGAAGGCGGAAGCGCTGGCCAAGAACGGCACGGTTCTGACCAGTGCCACCACTGCCTTCGAGGTGCGCCGCGACAATGCCACCAAGCTGACCGGCGCTGTCGTGGCCACACCCAAGGACCCCTACCTGGGCGATCTGCAGGCCTGCAGCGACACCATCCGCAACGGCGGGTCGGAAGCACTGTCGGCCCTGCCGATCCGGCGGCGCATCGTGGAACTGGACGCTGATCGCCTCGTCAGTGAGGAAGTCACCGAGCAGAGCCTCGCCGCCGGCACGGAGCGCACGCTGAACCGCTCCTTCAGCACCCAGGGCTACAACCTGGGTGCTCACGCCTGCGTGCTGGAAGCCCAGGTCGATGGCCAGTGGAAGACCCTGGGCTATGCCCGGTTCACCGTGGCCAAGGTGCCGGTGCTGGTCAGCGGCACGGTCGCGGCCGCGCTCAAGCCGGTGTTCCAGGGCGACCCGCAGACCTGCAGCGGTGCGGTCCGCAACAACGGCCCGCGCGCGCTGCAGGGCCTGCCGGTCCGCCAGACCGTCACGCAGCTCAGCCCTGAGCGTCGGATACTGGAAACCGCGGGCGTGATCAGCGTGCCGGCCGGCGGCCTGCAGGCCCTGCCGCAGGTCTTCGATACCGACGACTACGAGTTGGGCAACTACTCCTGCGCGCTGGAAGCGCAGGTGGACGGCCAGTGGAAGACCCTGGCCAGCGACAGCTTCACTGTGGCCAAGGTGCCGGTGCTGGTCAGCGGCTCCGTGGTGGCCAGCCTCAAGCCGGTGCCGCAGGGTGAAACGCAGACCTGCAAGGACAGCATCCACAACGATGGCAGCCATGCGCTGCAGGACCTGCCGATCCGCCAGCGCATCATGCAGCTGAGCCCGGAGCGCATCATCACCGAGGCCACCGCGACCCAGAGCCTGCCCCCCGGGGGCCAGCAGACCCTGACGCGCGTCTTCAGCATCGACAGCCACTATGAGCTGGGCCCGCACGCCTGCGTGCTGGAAGCCCAGGTTGACGGCCAGTGGAAGACCCTGGGCTACGACAACTTCACCATCGACCCGCCGCCGATCAAGCTCAGCGGCGAGATCAAGGCTGGTGACAAGGGCCGCCTGCTGGTCCTGATGGACGGCCCCACCAACGGCAGCCAGGGCGGCCCGCTGTGCCACAACGGCCTGTTCGACGTCCTGCTGGAAGCCGACTTCAGCCCGGCGCTCAGCCCCGACGCCGTCGTCGAGGTCAAGCTGCTGGACCGCTACGGCCTGCTGATCGACGTGGAGAGCACCAGCCTGCTGAGCTTCAACGGTGAAGTGAACGGACGCGCCGGCAGCCGCGGTATCGACCTGCTGATCCCCTCGTTCAGCGCCGGGGAGCTGGTCATCGGCCTCACCGGTGCCGCCGGACAGCAGGTCATCGACGGTACCTACCAGGTCGTCGCCAAGGTCGGCGCCGCTACCCGCGTGCTCAACCTGCAGACCGGGCTCATCAGCCTGGGCTGCAACACCGTGCACGCGGTGGGCGACACCCTCGGCCAGGTGTTCCGCATCCTGGGCATCAACAACGGCGTGCATGCCGGCGAAGGCATCGGCGATGGCGCGGACAAGGTCGCCGCCGCAACCCAGCGCCAGTTCCTGGAGTCCCTGCTGCGCGGCGAAGGCTGGTCCTACAAGATCGTCACCAGCAAGGCCGATTTTGCCCGCGAGCTGCGCAGCGGCGCCTACCAGAACTACGCGCTGCTGTCCGAGTACGTGGTACTGGACGAGCAGGTGCAGAAGGAGCTGCGCGAGGCCGTCCATCGCGGCGAAGGCCTGCTGGCCGCCGGCCGCCACGACGTGCGCCGTCGCATCCTCGACCAGCCCCTGGGTGTGCAGTACAGCGGCACCCAGCTGGCCCCGGTGGGTATCGAGATGCAGCCCGGCTCGCCGCTGGGCAGCGGCCAGGCCGTGTTCGGCAGCGGCAACGACGTGCAGCGCATCAAGCTCACCGGTGCATCGAAGCACGGCAAGCTGATCAGCACCGTGCCCAGCGCGCAGGACAGCACCGTCACGGTCGGCCCCTACGGCAAGGGCAAGTCCGCCCTGGGCAGCTTCGACGTACTGGGCGAGGCCAGCCTGGCCGGCAGCGGCAGCCTGTTCCGCCAGCTGATCGGGCAATCGCTGATCCACGTCAACCCGCCGCAGGCCAGCCCGCAGCCGGGCCGCACCGTGCCGCTCAAGCTGCACCTGTCCAACGAGGGCAACGCCGTCAGCGTCGTGGCCAAGGTGAGCCTCAGTGCCGGCGGCTACGTGGTGGACGCGAAGCAGGGCACGGTGGCCGCCGGCAAGCTCGAGTGGAGCTTTGAGCTTGCGGCCGGTGCCAGCATCGACAACCAGCTGTGGGTGCGACTGCCGCCGGGCGGCCTGCCGGTGATGGTGAGCGCGCAGCTCACCGCTACCAGCGGCACGCAGACGGTGGACGCCGGCACCATTACCGCCGAGCTGTCGCCGCCATTGCAGCCCAGCCTGGACGATGCCCTGGCCGCACTCACCGCCTATGCCGCAACCAAGCCCAACCCGGGTCTGCTCGGCAACCTGCTGGGGCTGATCTTCGACACGCGGCATCCGTCGAAGAAGGCGCTGGATCACCTCAAGGCCGCCAACCGCGCGCTGGACCAGGGCGACACCGCCAAGGCCCTGGCCGAACTGGTGCTTGCCACCGACGAGCTGATCCACGACGGCTCCACGCAGGCCGCGCCGATCCGCCACCAGGTGGACGAGGCGATCTTCGAGACCGGGCAGTTGCAGTAA